Proteins from one Candidatus Methylomirabilota bacterium genomic window:
- a CDS encoding cyclase family protein, with protein GRGVLLDVARHKGVPFLQDGYGITVADLDATAKKEGVEVRRADFVIIRTGQMEDRLQKGEWGGYAGGDAPGLAFESLEWIHGKQIAAICSDTWGIEVRPNDTGPEVFQPWHWVTIPAIGIVHGEIFYLKELAEDCAADGVYEFFFCAPPLVISRGTGSPINPQAIK; from the coding sequence GGCCGCGGCGTCTTGCTCGATGTGGCGCGCCACAAGGGCGTGCCGTTCCTCCAGGACGGCTACGGGATCACCGTCGCCGATCTGGACGCCACCGCCAAGAAGGAAGGCGTGGAGGTGCGTCGCGCCGACTTCGTGATCATCCGCACCGGGCAGATGGAGGACCGGCTGCAGAAGGGCGAGTGGGGCGGCTACGCGGGCGGGGACGCGCCGGGGCTGGCCTTCGAGAGCCTGGAGTGGATCCACGGCAAGCAGATCGCCGCGATCTGCAGCGACACGTGGGGCATCGAGGTGCGCCCCAACGACACCGGGCCGGAGGTCTTCCAGCCCTGGCACTGGGTGACGATTCCCGCCATCGGGATCGTGCACGGGGAGATCTTCTATCTGAAGGAGCTGGCCGAGGACTGTGCCGCCGACGGCGTCTACGAGTTCTTCTTCTGCGCGCCGCCGCTCGTGATCAGCCGCGGCACGGGCTCGCCCATCAATCCCCAAGCCATCAAGTAG